One Mycolicibacterium sp. TUM20985 genomic window, AGCCGTCGTCGACCAGTCGGCGATCACCGGCGAAACCTTGCCGGTGAACATTGCCGTCGGTGCACGAGTCCATGCCGGGTCGGTCGTGATCCGCGGCCGACTAGTGATCCGAGCGAACGCGGTTGGCAGCGAAACGACCATCGGGCGCATCATCAGCCGGGTCGAGGAGGCCCAACTGGACCGGGCGCCGATCCAAACCATCGGCGAGAACTTCTCCCGCCGGTTCGTGCCGGCATCGTTCCTGCTCTCCGCCATCACCCTCGTCGGGACCGGCGACGTCCGTCGGGCGATGACGATGCTGCTGGTGGCCTGCCCGTGTGCGGTCGGCTTGGCTACCCCCACGGCAATCAGCGCTGCCATCGGCAACGGCGCGCGGCGCGGCATTCTCATCAAGGGCGGCTCTCACCTGGAACAAGCCGGCCGGGTGGACGCGGTGGTGTTCGACAAGACCGGAACGTTGACCGTCGGGCGACCCGTCGTGACCAACATCGTTGCCTTCCACAAGGATTGGGAGCCCGAACAGGTTCTCGCCTACGCCGCCAGCTCCGAAATCCACTCCCGCCACCCGCTGGCCGAGGCGGTGATCCGCTCCACCGAGGAGCGTCACATCGCGATCCCGCCGCACGAGGAGTGCGAGGTGCTGGTCGGGCTCGGCATGCGCACTCAGGCGGACGGCCGCACGCTGCTGCTCGGAAGTCCATCGCTGCTGCGCAACGAAAAGGTGCGCGTCACCAAGAAGGCATCGGAATGGGTCGCCCGCCTGCAGCGCGAAGCCGAGACCCCACTGCTTCTCGCCGTGGATGGCAAGCTGGTCGGGCTGATCAGCCTGCGTGACGAAGTGCGCCCGGAATCCGCCGAAGTGTTGACGGCTCTGCGCGCCAACGGCGTACGCCGCATCGTGATGCTGACCGGGGACCATCCCGAGACCGCACGGGCGGTGGCAGACGAACTGGGCATCACCGAATGGCAGGCCGAGGTGCTACCCGAGGACAAGCTCGAAGTGGTCCGCGCGCTGCAGAACGACGGCTTCGTCGTCGCGATGGTCGGCGACGGAATCAACGACGCCCCCGCCCTGGCAGCCGCCGACATCGGCATCGCCATGGGCCTGGGCGGCACCGACGTCGCGGTCGAGACAGCGGATGTCGCACTCGCCAGCGACGACCTGCGGCGACTGCTCGACGTCCGATCGCTGGGCGGGCACGCGGTCGACGTGATCCGGCAGAACTACGCAATGTCGATAGCGGTCAACGCGATTGGGCTATTGGTGGGCGCCACCGGTGGCCTCTCGCCGGTGCTCGCCGCAATCCTGCACAACGCGTCGTCGGTCGCGGTCGTCGCCAACAGCTCCCGGTTGATCCGCTACGAGCTCGACTGAGATGGTCACGGCGTTGTCCGGTTCGGCTCATCACGCCGGACCAAGGGCGCATCACTCCTGGTAGCTCCATATGCGTAGTTGCTCGGCGATGTCGTCGAGGTCGGGCACTTCCCCCGTGGCGACCCGAATCACGAAGTCAAAGCGGTCGTCTTCGGGTGCATTGGTCCATTGATCGTTGACGTCAAGGAACGTCCGGCAGGCCGTCCACGCAAGTCGCTTGTTTCCGTCTACCAGCGCGTGATTGCGCGACGGAATGATACCGGATTGATACCACCTGCCGTGCACGGAAATTTCGCGCGGAGCCACCGACCAATACCGCACGTTCGGAATACGTGCACTCCGCCAGTAGAGTCGACTCTCGCGGGCGCTCCGTCGTTGTCCCCCATGGGCATTCGCATGGTGGCGCACGCCATCATCGCCTACGGCACACCGGACCAGAAGGACTTCTTCCTTCCCCGCATCCTCAGGGGCGAGGTGGTCTTCTGCCAGGGCTATTCCGAGCCGGAGGCCGGTTCGGATCTCGCCGCGCTGTCCATGGCCGCAGTCGACGACGGCGACGAGCTGGTGTGCACGGGCAGCAAGATCTGGACGACCCATGCCCGTGAAGCGAATTGGATGTTCGGGCTCGTCCGCACCTCCCGTTCCGCCAAGAAGCAGCAGGGCATCACGTTCGTCCTGATCGACATGGCCTCTCCCGGCATCCAGATCCGGCCCCTGGTCATGACGTCCGGGGAGGAGATTCAAAACCAGGTGTTCTTCGACGACGTGCGCGTACCGAAGAGCAACGTGGTCGGTGACATCGACGACGGGTGGTCCGTCGCCAAGTACCTCCTCGAGTTCGAACGGGGTGGTGGCGCCAGCGCACCCGCGCTGCAGGTGATGGCTGAGCAGGTGACCACCGCGGCGGCGGCCCAGCCGGGTCCGGACGGCGGTCGGCTGATCGACTGCCCCGCCTTCTCGCACAAGCTCGCCGACGCGCGCATCCGCACCGACGTCCTGGAGATCCTCGAATATCGCGTCCTGGCGGCCCTCGAAGGCGGCGGCCACCCCGGGCCGGCTTCGTCGATGCTCAAGATCCTCACCACCGAACTCAGTCAAACCCTGACCGAACTCGCCATGGAGGCGGCCGGGCCGCGCGGGCGCGCCTATCAGCCCCACGCGACGCGACCGGGTGGACCCATCTCGGAGTACCAGCCGCCACCCGACGGCTACGTCAGTGGAGAACCATGGCAGGCGGTCGCCCCCCTGCGATACCTCAATGACCGGGCGGGCTCGATCTACGCGGGCAGCAATGAGATTCAGCGCAACATCCTCGCCAAGGCAGCACTGGGACTCTGAATGGACTTTCGACTCTCCGACGAGCAGGAAATGCTCCGCACGGGCCTCACCAAGTTCCTCGGTACGCGTTACGGTCTCGAACGCAGTCGCGCAGCCGCCAAGACCGGCACCGGCTGGCAACCCGACGTCTGGCGGGCGTTCGCCGACGAACTCGGGATCCTCGGTGCGGCCCTGCCCGAGGATGCGGGCGGAATCGGCGGCGGACCCGTCGAGGTCATGGTGATCGCGGAGGCGCTTGGCCACGCCCTCGTCATCGAGCCCTTCGTCGACACGGCCGTGGTGGCCGCGGGCCTCCTCCTGCGAGCCGGTGGCGAGCGCGCGGCGGAGGTCCTCCGACGCATCGCCGACGGACGGGCGATCGTCGCCCTCGCCGCAGCCGAGGCGGAGTCCGGTGACCGCTGGCTGGACGCCGCGACGACGGCACACTGGGACGGGGTCGGTTGGGTTCTGAACGGATCGAAGATCATGGTGCTCAGCGCGCCGTTCGCCACGCACCTGCTCGTCACCGCGCGCTCGGAGAGCGGCCTGTCGCTGTTCCTGCTGGACACCGGAGACGTCGTTGACGGCCCAGGTCTGGAAATGCACGGATATCGCACGGTCGACGACCGCCGCGCCGCAGATCTGGTGCTGACCGGTCTGCGGTTACCGGCCGACGCGATGCTCGGCCGCGAGGGCGATGCCTGGCCATCACTGGACCGGGCACGCGACGAGGGCGCCGCCGCGGTGTGCGCCGAGGCGGTCGGCGGAATGCGGCGGGTCTTCGCCGACACCGTCGAGTACTGCAAGCAACGTCGGCAATTCGGCCAGCCGATCGGTAGCTTCCAGGCGTTGCAGCACCGCATGGTCGACATGCACATGGAACTCGAGCAGGCCACGGCGGCGGTGTACCTCGCGGTGCTGAACCTCGAGTCCGACGCCGCGACGCGAGCTCGCGCCGTGTCGGCAGCCAAGGCGACGATCGGCAGGGCGGCCCGATTCATCGGACAGAACGCCGTGCAATTGCACGGCGGGATGGGCATGACCGAGGAACTCGCCATCGGGCACTACTTCAAGCGGCTGACCGCGCTGCAGTACGAGTTCGGGTCGACCGACCACCACGTGACGCGGTACGCCGAGCTCACTCGCGGGTGAGCGCCCGCGGCTGGGCGCTCTTCGCGGCCATGAGTGTCATCTGGGGTGTCCCGTACCTGTTGATCAAGGTCGCGGTCGGGGGTGTGTCACCGCCGGCGGAGCCCACCTGACGAACTGGACACGTGTCCGCTTTGCAGGCTCTCCAGGTTCGGCCGACCACCGGATCCAACCACGCCGAATGGTGACTCGGCGGCAAAGTTGCTTCCCTCGAGGCCTGTCCGCGCGTTGATTGCCAACAGCCGACCCGTCCGATAACCTGGACACATGTCCAGCACCGTGGTGACTCACGTCACCAGGTTGCGGGATCCCCACGGCAGGCGAACCCTCGCCTGCCGCCGAATCTTCGGTGCGGCCGCAGCGATGCTGGACGATTCCGCACAACCCGACGTCTCCGTACCGGCCTTGGCCGCGCGCGCCAGGATCGCCCCTGCTGCCCTGCGCGCGCACTTCCCCTCGATGGACGTGTTGTACGCCGAGCTGTACCTGCACCGCATCGCCCAGCTCCCGCTCGTCATCGACCAGGAGGCCAGCATTCAGGCCCGCGTCAGCGAACAGCTGTGTGCGATCACGCTTGTGGTCGCCGACGAACCGCGGCTGGCGGTCGCCTGCACGCACGCGCTACTGCGCACCGACGATCCGGCAGTCACCCACGCCCAATCGCTCATCGCCGCGGAGGTCCG contains:
- a CDS encoding acyl-CoA dehydrogenase family protein produces the protein MDFRLSDEQEMLRTGLTKFLGTRYGLERSRAAAKTGTGWQPDVWRAFADELGILGAALPEDAGGIGGGPVEVMVIAEALGHALVIEPFVDTAVVAAGLLLRAGGERAAEVLRRIADGRAIVALAAAEAESGDRWLDAATTAHWDGVGWVLNGSKIMVLSAPFATHLLVTARSESGLSLFLLDTGDVVDGPGLEMHGYRTVDDRRAADLVLTGLRLPADAMLGREGDAWPSLDRARDEGAAAVCAEAVGGMRRVFADTVEYCKQRRQFGQPIGSFQALQHRMVDMHMELEQATAAVYLAVLNLESDAATRARAVSAAKATIGRAARFIGQNAVQLHGGMGMTEELAIGHYFKRLTALQYEFGSTDHHVTRYAELTRG
- a CDS encoding TetR family transcriptional regulator, with protein sequence MSSTVVTHVTRLRDPHGRRTLACRRIFGAAAAMLDDSAQPDVSVPALAARARIAPAALRAHFPSMDVLYAELYLHRIAQLPLVIDQEASIQARVSEQLCAITLVVADEPRLAVACTHALLRTDDPAVTHAQSLIAAEVRRRLSAALGTGAWPEVLATLETVFWGALLQVQSSAFSYRTMADRLDVMLSLILPEG
- a CDS encoding heavy metal translocating P-type ATPase, whose translation is MAELTVHSDAAGRMRLRANWFRFDPVRAVAIEEGVGRIAGVRAVHAYPRTASVVIWYSPTKCDKTAVLDAISTARRVAAELVPVRAPRSADIRNADVARMIIGGLALLLLGTRRYVFARPPLLGPTSRLFATGATIATGYPFLRGALRSLRGGNAAGTDLLVSAATVASLILRENVVALTVLWLLNIGEYLQDLTLRRTRRAITNLLQGNQDTAWIRLADGIEVEVAIGTLAVGDEVIIHDQVAIPVDGEVVDGEAVVDQSAITGETLPVNIAVGARVHAGSVVIRGRLVIRANAVGSETTIGRIISRVEEAQLDRAPIQTIGENFSRRFVPASFLLSAITLVGTGDVRRAMTMLLVACPCAVGLATPTAISAAIGNGARRGILIKGGSHLEQAGRVDAVVFDKTGTLTVGRPVVTNIVAFHKDWEPEQVLAYAASSEIHSRHPLAEAVIRSTEERHIAIPPHEECEVLVGLGMRTQADGRTLLLGSPSLLRNEKVRVTKKASEWVARLQREAETPLLLAVDGKLVGLISLRDEVRPESAEVLTALRANGVRRIVMLTGDHPETARAVADELGITEWQAEVLPEDKLEVVRALQNDGFVVAMVGDGINDAPALAAADIGIAMGLGGTDVAVETADVALASDDLRRLLDVRSLGGHAVDVIRQNYAMSIAVNAIGLLVGATGGLSPVLAAILHNASSVAVVANSSRLIRYELD